One window of the Natrinema sp. CBA1119 genome contains the following:
- a CDS encoding HalOD1 output domain-containing protein, which translates to MTEGRVNESNGCSLDRRIQYERDANESPSIAAATALAQYYGDDVTATSTQLYDYIDPDALDSLFAETNRGGARARGTVEFEIDDAVVTVRPERVDVRPAD; encoded by the coding sequence ATGACGGAAGGAAGGGTTAACGAGTCTAACGGATGCAGCCTCGACCGGCGCATCCAGTACGAGCGAGACGCCAACGAATCGCCGAGTATTGCCGCTGCGACAGCACTGGCCCAGTATTACGGTGACGACGTCACCGCGACCAGTACGCAGCTGTACGACTATATCGATCCGGACGCACTGGACAGTCTCTTCGCCGAGACGAACCGCGGTGGCGCGCGTGCGAGGGGAACCGTCGAGTTCGAGATCGACGACGCGGTGGTCACTGTCAGGCCCGAGCGCGTCGACGTTCGCCCGGCCGACTGA